The DNA segment TGGACTTCATCGAGCTCTGCTCCACCCGCACGTGGGATGCAGAGAGGTTGCTGTCCTTCTTCAGGTCATTGTAGAATTCCTTGAGGGCCCCGGCATCCTCGGTGGACTTCATCGAGCTCTGCTCCACCCGCACGTGGGATGCAGAGAGGTTGCTGTCCTTCTTCAGGTCATTGTAGAATTCCTTGAGGGCCCCGGCATCCTCGGTGGACTTCATCGAGCTCTGCTCCACCCGCACGTGGGCTGCCGACACTTCGCTGTCCTTCTTCATCTCGGCATAGAGCTCTTTTACCGCGCCGGGAGCCTCCCTGGATTTTAAGGCGCTCTGCTCCACCCGCACGTGGGCTGCCGACACTTCGCTGTCGCCCCTCATCTCGAGGTAAAGATTCTTCAGGGCCCCGGGATCCTCATAGCTCTTGAGGGATCCCTTCTCCAGGCTCACGTGGGCCGCAGAGAGGTCGCTGTCCTTCTTCATTTCGACATAGAGCTCTTTCACCGCGCCGGGAGCTTCCCTGGATTTCAGGGCGCTCTGCTCAAGCACCACCTCTTTTGCCGCCACGTTGGGATTCTTGCCGGCGGCGGTGAGGTACTGCTTCAGGGCACCGGGATCTTCCTGGGAGATGATGGCGCTTGTCCTCACTTTTATTTCATGCGCGGCCACCTCGGGATTCTTGCCGGCGGCAGCGATATAGTCCTTCATCGCGAAAGAGTCGTCAAAGCTCTTGAGGGCGCTCTCCCTTATCCTCACCTCCGATGCGGCCACGTCGGCGTTCCTGGCTGCCGAGGCAAGGTATTGTTTCCCGGCCTCGGGAGATTCCTGGGATTTCAGCGCGCTTTCGCGTACCCTGATCTCCGATGCCGCCAGCTCCGGGCGCTGGCTGGTGAGGTTGTTGAACTCCTTGAGAGCCTGGGTGCCCTGGGGGGTCTCCATGGCCGAAGCCTTTACCTTCAGACTCGATGAAGCCACATCAGGAGCTTTCGCCATCTGCTTGTTGAGCTCGGCCTGTTTCTCCACGCCAAGCTTGCTCTTGAGGGCGGTGCTCCAGGCCTCCATCTCCTTGGCGGCAAGCTCAGGGTGCTGGCTCACTTCGGTATTGTACTTGCTCACGACCTCCTGCCCGGTTTTTGACTTCATCGCGCTTGACTTGATCCCGAGCCAGGACAGGGCTGAGCCCATGCCTTTCGAGACACCGTCCAGCACGGCGCCGATGCTCCCTTTGCCCCCTTCGCTCTGCATGGCGGCAGTGCTGGTCTTCAGGATGTTCTTCGAGACGCCGGTATAGTTAGAGGAATTAGTGAGGAGATCTTCAAGGGCCTGATGACCGTCGGCCGTCTCCTGGGCCTTTGCCTGGACGGCCAGCAGCTGGGACGAGAGCTCGCTGTCCTTTGACGCATGGTAGACGAGACCGGAGAAAGCACCCACGCCCCTCGTGTCCTTTTTCCCCGGGCGCTCAGCGTCAGGGCCGAAGAGGGGAGTCTTCGTCGCCTCGGCCTGCGCTTTCACCAGGGCAGACGAGAGGCCGGTATCTTTTGACGACGCCACGAGGAATTCCTTGAGAGCCGCTTTTCCTTCATCGCTTCGCGCGGCGGAGCCCTGGACCTTCAGGAGCATGGTGGAGAGGTCGTGATCTTTTGCGCTCTCCTGCAGGAGGGCCGCCACATCGCTCCTGCCCGCTTCTGTCGCGAGGGAGCTCGCCTGGAGCTTCATATAGGCAGCCGAGAGGGACTCGTTCTTCCGCCCTCCGAGAGCCCCATAAAATTCAGTGAGAAGCTTCCTTCCCTCCTCTGAAGAGGCGGCCCTTCTCAGGGTGCCGGTGAGAGCCCCTGCAAGAGTGGGGTCCTCTGCCGCTTTTGCGAGGAGCCCGGCGACAGCTTTCTTACCCTCATCGGTCTTGAGGGCCGCGAGCTGCGCCTGGAGAAGGCTTTTTGAAAGGGCGGGATCTTTTGATGCCTCCAGATACATATCAGTCAGCAGCAGCTTTCCCCCGTCGGCAGCCGGTTTTGCAGCGCCAGGTGCCGCGGCCTTCTCGCCTTCTGCCGCCGCTGCCTTCTGCCCATCGGGTGCCACTGCTTTCTCTGCTTCCCCTCCAAGCGCTGCACTGTGGACCTGTAAAAGCTCTGCGGCAAGGGAGGGATTCTTTGCCACCTCACCCATGAACTCACCAAGGGCCTTTTTCCCCCCGTCAGTCATGGAAGACGAGAGATGCTGCTCCAGGAGGCTCCCTGCAAGCCCGCCGTCCTGGGAGGCCTCACGGAAGAGCGCCGAGATCACCTGCGGGCCTCCCCCGGTCTTCAGCACGCCGAGCTGCATCTCCAGAAAAAGCTGCGAGGCCTTGGGATCCTGGGAAACCTGATCATAGAGGGCTTTCACGGAATCCCTGCCCTCCTTTGTCTTCATCGATTCAACCTGTGAGCGGAAAAAGTCTGTTGAGAGGCTGGGGTCTTTCGCCATTTTCCCGAAAAGGGCCGAGCTGTCTTCCAGCCTGATCTTCACCGGCGTCGCGACGGAAGGCGTTTGCGGTGCGATGATGGTGTTATCGGCACCTACAGAGACGGTCATGGTGTCGCCTGATTCTTTCAGCGCCGGGGTCTGGCTGATGTCGGCAGGCTTTTTATCCTGCGGCACCGTCACTTCTGTCACGCTTTTCTCTCCTGGGGCTGTGACAGTATCGGGCTGGGCAGGCCGGGGAGATTCTTTGTCACCGGGGGGAAGCGCAGGAGCCTCAAAATCCTTTAAAGAAGGCTGCCGCGAGAAGGTATCGGAGATTTGCCCCTCCTTGCCGGCTCCCGGTGGTGTCGGTGCCTCCCCTGCCTTATGGCCCAGGTCCACCTTGTCGCGGGCCTGGCCGGCCTGGAGGCCTTCGGCAGCGGCCGGCCTCTCCTCGCCAAGCTTCTGGAAATGAGCAAAACCTTTGCTGTCGCCAATTTTTCCGGTGTCCATATGCATCCCCCTGTCTTCTGAAGGAGTGGGTGACTGCGCTCTCTGTCCCCTGCCATTGTATCAAAAATATGCCTTCATGACAAGAAATTTTTCCGGTACCCCCAGGCCATTTACCGCCTGTCATTAAAGAGGAAAAGGATATTTGCCGCCCGCTCTGTAATTTTTTATCAGTGATACGCTCCTTTCTCAAAAGGAGTCACAGGAAAAAAGAGAGCACAAGGAGGAGATGAGATGAAAGTAATCGGCTTTATGGCAAGCCCCCGCAAAGGATCTAATACCGATGCCCTGCTCCGCCAGATACTGGAAGGCGCACACGAGCAGGGAGCTGAGACTGAGATTTTCTATCTCAACGATCACAAGTACGGCCAGTGCCAGGCCTGCTATTACTGCGCCCAGCATGACGGCGAGTGCCGCCTCAAGGACGACATGCAGATCTTCTACAAGGCCATCAGGGAATGCGATGCCTTCACCATCGCGACGCCCGTTTACATGGGCCAGATGTCGGGAATCGCCAAGATATTCTTTGACCGCCTCGTGGCCTTCATGAGGCCTGACTTCACCTCAAGGCTGAAACCCTCGATGAAGGTGCTGATGGCTTACGCGCAGGCCCAGCCTGATCACCACATGTTCAGCGCTTACTTCAAGTATACCAACGAGATGTTCGGCTTCCTGAGTTACCAGCCGATGCCTTACTTCGCCGCCGCAGGGGTAATGAACAAGGGAGATCTCGAGAAGAAGACGGAGCTCATGGAAGAGGCGAAAGAGGCAGGGAGAGTGCTGGCAGGCAAGGTGGAAGTGCCGGTGTAAAAGACCGGGGCCTGCCTTTTTTTTCAGCAGAGGCCAATCAGATCGACAAGCCAGAAGATAAGGGCCGAGATCAGGGCCGATGCCGGGATAGTGAGGATCCAGGCGACCACTATGTTCCCCGCTATCCCCCATTTCACGGCACTCAGACGTTTTGTGGCACCTACGCCCAGGATGCTCGAGGAGATTACGTGGGTGGTGCTGATAGGCGCGCCGAAATGGGTGGCCGTCGTGATGACAAGCGCGGCGGAGGTCTCGGCGGCAAAGCCATGGATTGTCTCGAGCTTGAAGATCTTGTGGCCCATCGTTTTGATGATGCGCCACCCTCCCGATGAAGTGCCCATAGCCATTGCGCAGGCACAGGCTAGCTTGACCCAGAGAGGCACCTCCACGGTGGGGATATAGCCGAAAAGAAAGAGGGCGAGGGTGATGATGCCCATGGATTTCTGGGCATCGTTAGTGCCATGGGAGAGGGCCATGAAAGCCGACGAGACAAGCTGCAGCTTCCCGAAGACTCTCCTCACCGTGTGGGGGTGGGACTTGCAGAAGATCCATGAAAGGGCCAGCATGAAGAGAAAGCCGGCGGTAAAGCCTGCAAAAGGCGACATTACCAGAGGCAGGACAACCTTCTCCATGATGGATGCCACGTTGAGGGTTCTGACACCGCGGTATGCAATGGCGGCCCCTATAAGGCCGCCGATGAGGGCATGGGACGAGCTGCTCGGGAGCCCCAAATACCACGTGATGAGGTTCCATATAATGGCGCCGACAAGCGCCGCAAGAACGAGGGCCTGGCATCCCTCGACAATCTTCACATTCACTATGCCTGCCCCTATGGTTTTTGCCACTTCGGTGCCCATGAGGGCGCCCGCAAAATTAAGGACCGCTGCCATGAAAACCGCTGCCCGAGGCGAGAGCACACGGGTAGAGATAACTGTAGCAATGGCATTTGCCGTATCATGAAACCCGTTTATGTAATCAAAAACGAGTGCAAGAATCACTATCATCAGGAAGAGAAAAAGGGCTTCATTCATAGTGGGCACCCCTGGTTTTCAAAGCATGCCAATGGCATGTGAAGAGACATTCTTCCCTTTTCCTTTTCCTCCTCTCGAGGTATTCCCCTGTGGAGGAAAACAGGGCGGCGCCCTCTAATCTGTAAGAAACCCGGGAGGTGCAAGCCGATGCAAAAAATCCTTATGGCCGTTCTCATCACTCTCTTCCTCGCCAGCCTTCCTGTCTGTGCCGGTGAAACGTCATGGTACAAAGGCATGACGCACTGCCATACCAACGAGTCAGACGGCGACTCGCCGCCTGATGTCACCACTTTCTGGTACAGGCATAACAGCTATAATTTCCGCGTCATTACCGACCACAACAAGGTCACCTCTTATAAGGGTCTCAACTCCAGGTCCTTCATTGTCATTCCCGGCGAGGAAGTGACGGCGAAATTCGAAAAAAAACACCTCCATGTCAATGCCATCAATATCAAGGAGACGATGGAGCCCGAGAGCGGCGAAAAAGCATACACCCAGCCCTGTTTTTTGAAATAATCATGTAATTCTGACCATGAAACCCGCAAGAAGCATAAAAACCCATATCATTATCGCATTCGTGGCCTTGATTGCCTCCCTGGGAATCATCAAGACCGCGATGAACCATTTCATCGTAAGGTACTATGTCCTCGACAGGGCCAAGAAACAGCTCCAGAGCGACCTCAGGATGGCGCAGTTCGTCTTTGACCAGGAGCTTTTCAGGATACGGTCCGTAGTCTCCCTCGCGAAAGCCGGAGACGATCTCGGAGAGTTCCGCGGAAGGGAGGGACTTGACTATCTTGTGCTGGTCAGGGAGGGGGACTCTACGAAAAGCAGGATAGTCAAGAAAGCGGAACAGACCCGCAGGGAGTCGCTGGGCACGAGGATCATAGGCGAAGAGGAGCTGAAGTCCCTCGGACAGAGCCTCTGCGAGCGCTCCGAGATGGAGATCATCGACACGCCGCAGTCGCGCCCCTCGAAGGAGAAAGTGCTGAAAAGAGCCATGGCGCTTGAGTATGCCCGCCCCTTTTTCGATTGGAACGGCAACTATATAGGAATCCTTGCGGGAGGGGAGATCCTCAACAGGAACTTCACCCTCGTGGACAGGATTCACGACACGGTCTTTGAAGACAGGAGGGCCGATCAGAAGACCACGGACATCGTGACCATATTCATTGATGACGTGCGCGTCGCCACTAACGTGCTGGACGACAGCGGGAAGCGCGCAGTGGGTACCAGGGCACCTTCCAGAGCTTATGAAAAGGTGATCCGCCAGGGGGCCATGTGCCTGGACAGGGCCTTTGTCGTCACCGACCGGTACCTCACGGCCTATGAGCCTATAAAGAACATCGACGGCGAGATAATCGGCATGCTCTACGTGGGAACCATGGAGAAGCCTTTCAGGAAGATGGAGTGGAATATCTTCCTGAGCCTCTCTGCAGGCCTCCTGGTCGTGATAATCATTGCCCTCATTATCGCCTTCCTGCTGGTGGAGACTATCGCCGGCCCCATCCTGAAGGTCCTTGGCGGCATCGAGGATCTTTCACACGGCAGCCTTGACTGCCGCGTGGAGGAAAAAACTGCCGTGAAGGAGCTTGACGCGCTGGCGAGCTCCTTCAACTCGATGGCCACAGCCATACAGGAGAGGGAGAAGAGCCTCATCACCGCCAATGAAAAGCTGGAAAAAACGAGCCTGAAGCTGGAGATCACCGATGAGAAGCTGCAGAATGCCAATGAAAAACTGGAGACGGCCACTTCAAAGCTGGAAGACGCCAAAAGCAGGCTTGAGGCTCTCAACAGCAGCTACCTTGGCCTTATGAGCTTCCTGTCCCGTGAACTCAAGGGCATCATCTCCTCGATGATGATGAATACCTCCTCGGTGCGAGATGGCATAATTGGCGTCATAGATTCAAGGCAGCGCATTGCTCTTGACGCCGTTGCAGGGGAACTCGACTATCTCAATGCAACAGTGAACAATTTCCTGAGTCTGAGCCGTCTTGAAAAGGACGAAGCGGTTCTCTCAAAACGCGCGGTGCTCCTCAATGAGGAAATCTTTCATGGTGCCCTTGAGGTGATTGCAAAGGCCGCCGCTGAGAAGAACATTAAAATCATAAATAACCTTGGCAAGAATATCAAGGTCCTGGCAGATCCTGATCTCCTCCTCGTCATGGCTAATAACCTCGCCGGAAATGCCCTCAATTACTGCCCGCCCGGTGGGAGAATAATCCTTTCAGGGAGAGCTGAAGGCTCTTTTGCCACCATTGAGCTTTACAATGACAGCAGGTCCCTCACCGGCGAGGAAAAGGAGAAGCTTTTCAGGAAGTTCTCGCGCCTTTCGGCAGATGAGACAGGAGGCGTCAGGGGAGCAGGCCTTGGCCTTTTCATTGCCAGGGAAATCATCGAAAAGCATGGCGGGAGGATCTGGGCCGAGGCCCGGGAAAAGGGAAATGCCTTCATATTTCGGATGGAGAGGGAAATCAGCGGTGATGAGACCGCCGAGCATAATCAGGTGAAAGAGAGTGAGACTGTTGAATGAGTGTCCGGAGAGGCGGTAAGGGCCGAGATTGCCAGCAGGATCGGAAGACTCCCAAGGCGGGGAGCTGGAAGAAAGCCGAGAGGAGAAGGAAGCGGAAAGACAGAATGTAAGAACGGCATATCCCGGTCAGGCATGAAAAGTACCCGCGGACATAGCGGGATCTGAGGATCCATGGAAAAAGGGGAAGAAGGGACATCACCTATGGAAGAGACAGAGAGGCTCGAAAAATTCCCTCCCGCTGCGCTTGCAGCGCTTTCGGCCCGGATGGCGGCCAGGGTGGCTCCTCTCGCCATCCTTGGCGGCGCCGCGAGGAACTGCTATGTGCGCTGCTCGATTGCCTTCGCCCTGACTTATGCGAAAGGCTCTTATGGCGGCGATGAGGGATGGAAGCGTTACAAGGCCCATGATGAATACATAAGGAGGCTCCGCAACGCGATAATGGCCCAGGATGTTGCTTTCAGAATGAGTGAAAGGCACAGGATGGGCGGCCGTTATCTATCTCCCTGTGAAGAGGTCCGGGAGGTTGAAAAAGCATGGCTTGCGGTACAGAAAAGCTCTCATGAGCACTGGCCGGCCCATGCGGCACTGAGAGTGGCTGACAGCGCATACTGGTGCGCCCGTGGAGAGCTTGCAGCGGTCATGGCCGCCTGGATGACCCTTCATCCCGAGGATCAGAGGTGGATTAACGATAACGCCCGCTGGGCAGCCATCGAATGGGCAAAAACTGCGCTTGAATACAGTGGAACAGCAGGTGAAAAGGCTCCCGCTGCCGCCCGCTCTGACCTGGAGAGGCTCAAGGAGCTTCAGGACAGGTCACCGCTGGAACAGATTGACGGAGGGCCGGGAGGGCCCCTCGGGGAGCTCTGGCCCCCGGGAGCCGGTCCTTCCCATGATGACGGGAGCGCCTTCATCATGGAGAGCCGCTGCGGCCTTATCATATATGATTACGAGGCGCACCGCACGCCTGGCGAGAGGCTTCAGGGCCTCTTCGCACAGGTGCTGTAATTTTAACACCAGACTGGGGGAAACTCATATGAAAACAAAGCATGCGCTCCTGCTTCTGCTCACCGGCTGCACCTGCCTTGCCGCCTATCACCTTGACAACGTTTTTCACCGGGCGGCGGCCCTTTCTCCCCGCTCCCTCACCGATCCTCTCTGGATCTTTCTCTGCTGCCTTGCCCGGCTCCACGAAAGGGTCATGGAGCTCCCCCTGGTCCTCAAGGTGCTCCTCGTCGTCGCAGGCCTTGCCGCCATCCTGGTCTTTCTCCACTGGCTCAAGCCTCAGTGGGGCTCATCGCTCCACCATGCAGCCCACAGGGGCGATCTTGTGACGGCAAGGCTCCTGCTCCTTGCGGGGGCCAATGCCAACGAGAAGGATATTGACGGGACTTCGCCCCTTCACCTGGCCTCTCTGCAGGGCAACTATGAAGTCGCGGCACTCCTCGTAGAGAAGGGGGCCGACGTGAACGCCACGGACTGCCACCTCATGACGCCCCTCCACTTTGCCGCTTCCCTCAGGACGGACTATCGTACAAATGTTCCCCCTGAAAGCCAGCCTCACCAACTGAAAAACAAGGTGAAGACTGCGATGCTCCTCATTGAAAAGGGAGCCGACATGACCTGCCGCGACGAGAACCACCAGACGGCCCTCGAACTGGCGGTCTCAAGGGGCTTTGCCGACATGGAGGCAATGCTCAGGGAGTATGGCGCCCACTGATCCCGAGCGCTTTTTCCACTTGCTCCCTCAGCAGGTGGGTGTTGAGGGGCATGGGGATAATGGCGTCAAACTGTCCTTCCCATTCGGGGAGCAAGTGGGACGAGATGAGAATCACGGGGATTCCCAGAGCCTCATGGACCGTTTTGAGCACAGAGCGCAGCTTGAGCACTTCCATATCGGGAAGCCTCTCATAGAGTATGATACACTCAGGCTTCGAGGAGAGCACTTTCCCGATGACCTCCTTGCCTGATTTCACGCGGGCTATGGTGTAGCTGTCTTCAGGAAGAGCCAGTGACAAAAGTGAAGCTGCACGATCATCGGCTCCCGCAACAAGAATGAAGCTCTTTTTTTTGTCGCTCTCAAGGGGAGGCGAGCCTTTATCGAGGCTGAAGAAGAAACCGGCTCCCCTGCCGGGAGCGCTCTTCACGGTAATGTCCGAGCCTTGGCCTTCCAGGAACCTCTTCACTATGTAAAGCCCGAGGCCCGAACCGCGGCGCTCGCCTTTTGCCTGCCCGTATTTCTCGAATATCTTCTGCTGCTCCGCTTCAGGAATGCCGCTTCCCGTGTCTTCGACGCTGAAGGCAATCTTATCTCCCTCGAGCTGCGCCGTGACCGATACAGTCCCCCCTTCGGGGGTGAAGCGCAGGGCATTTGAGAGCAGGTTGAATAAGATCTCCCTCACCTTGTCCCTGTCGGCATGAACCCACAGGCCCCCGCCGCAGCGGAACTCCATGCTGACCTTACCAAGCAGCGCGATCCCTTCAAAGGCTTTCCTGAGATCGGCCACAAGGCCGTCAAGAGGAAAGTCCTCGGGATGGTAGGTCACCTGTCCCGCCTCGAGCCTTGCGTCATTAATGATGTTATTGATCATCGAGAGAAGTATCTCGCCTGAATCGCGGGCCAGGCCGGCAAACTCAAGCTTCTTGTCGCAGATCTCCCCGAACCTGGGATCCACGATAAGGCGCAGGTAGCTTAATATGGCCGTAAGGGGGCTCTTCAGGTCATGGACCAGGGTATGAACAAACTCATCGCGGGTCTTCTCGAGCTTCTGCTCTGATTCCTTGCGCTCGGTGATGTCGCGCGATATGGAGAGCACCACCTTTTTCCCCCGGAGCCTGAAGAGGTGGGCGCTGACCTCCACGGGTATCATCCTGCCGTCTTTCGTGATCTGGACTGTCTCACAGGTATCGTGGCCTCTATCAATAAGGCTCATATTGTATTCCACGCATGTATCAGCTTCTTCCCGTGGAAGAAAGTCGCCGGGGGACATGGCGAGGAACTCTTCCCTCCCATACCCAAGCATCCTGCAGATCACGCTGTTCACCTCGATGAAGAAGTCGGCCCTGCCCTCGTCGGTGAGACCGTAAAGAAACATCATGTCATTGGCGTTATGAAAAAGCTCCCTGAATTTTTCCTCTGACTCCCTGAGAGCCTCGTTTTTTTCCTCAAGTTCAAGCGTGCGGAGGCGTATTTTCTCCTCAAGCTCATCATGGGCTCTCTTGAGGGCTTCCTCGGCCTTTTTTCTCCAGACCACGTTGGCCAGAGTGTCGGCCGCCCCCCTGAGAAAGTCAACTTCCCCCTTATCATGGGTGTGGCCTTCATCAAGGTAAAGGCAGATAACGCCAAGTATTGTGGTGCCGCGGCTGATCGGCACGCAACAGTGGCCGTGAGGTTTTATATCCTTATAGCAGATCGAATGGCGCTCATCCAGTGAGCACGATTGCTGAATCTCATTTTTCACTGCAGCGATGCCGCAGTGGCAGTGACCCAGGGGCACCTGTCTGCAAGCGGCCTTTACATGGTCGTCAAGGCCGCTTGAGGCTCTCATCACCAGCGAGCCGCTCTCCTCATCAACAAGAAATACCCCTCCCTTTGACTGCACGATAAGCCAGGGCAACGAAAGAATGAGGCCAAGCGCCTTCGAGAGGAGCTCTTCAAGGGGAATATCCTCGAGGGAAAGCAGAAGAAGGCCGTTGAGGGCGCGCTGGATCTCCGCCGTTCTCTCCAGTTTCTCCCCGGTGTCACTGCAGGATGTCCTGCCTTTTCCTTTTGTTGCCATTGAAGCCTCCCTGTCTGTGGTATTTTTCTTGCTGGTGAGGAATATTTCCTCCATTGCTGCGGGGCATAGCCATAAAAACCACACTTCACAAGAATTCACCAAATGAATGTCAAAAGACCTAGACATTCTGGAGTACAGATAATTTGCCCCGCCTGTGCTAAAATAACTACAATGGGACTCATCGTATCCATCATAAAGGAGGCTTGTAATCATGTTCTTTTTCAGAAGGATTACTGCCAAGCCCAGCGAGTGCCTTATCATCATCAAGGACGGGAAAATGCAGAACATGGGCAACGGGGCGAGCGTTGTGGTTTATCCATGGGACAGTTTCGTCTTTGTGCCCACCACCACCATGGAATACTGCTTCCAGATGCACCAGGAGAGCGTGGACGGCATCACCCTGAGGTTCAAGGGGATCGTGATTTACCGCATCACCGATGTGGAGCTTGCCGCATCGCTCTTCGATTTCATCCCTGGCCGCGATCCCATAGCCCGCGCGCTGGGCGACATCTGCCTCGGCGAGCTCCGCGCCATCGTGGCGGCAATGACCATGGACCAGTGCATCAACGAGAGGAAAACAACCCTCACCGAGCATCTCAAGGAGGCCGTGATCCCCATCGTGGAAGGCCATGGCGACAAAAAAGGATGGGGGATCAAGGTGGACGTCCTCCAGGTGGCCCAGGTCTTCTGCCCCGATGAAAAGCTCCTCGCGCAGCTCCAGGCCGAGGCCCGCGACAAGATAAGGAAAACGGCGCAGTTCTCCGAGATCGAGACCAGCAAGTCCGTGACCATAGCGCAGATGGACTCGGAGCTCGAGATGGCGAGCCAGACGCTGCAGCTCGAGAAGGACAGGCTCGAGAAGAAAAGGGAGCTTGACGACAAGAGGATCACGGCGGACAACAGCATCAAGATAGCGGAGCTTGAGAAAAGCCGCGAATACGAGGAGAAGAAGATTGCCGCCGACGCCGCCCTGAAGATATCGGAGCTCGAGAGCAGGAAGCTCTCCGAGGAGAAGAAAATCACCATCGAAAGCGAGCTGAAGCTCTTCGAGATTGAGAAGCAGAAAGAGATAGCCCGCCAGGAGCTGGAGCTCAGGGAGCTCCAGTCAAAGGTGAACGAGATCACTCTGAATGACGAGGTTCACAAGGAAAAGATCCTCATGGAGATCAAGAAGGA comes from the Candidatus Eremiobacterota bacterium genome and includes:
- a CDS encoding ATP-binding protein, whose amino-acid sequence is MATKGKGRTSCSDTGEKLERTAEIQRALNGLLLLSLEDIPLEELLSKALGLILSLPWLIVQSKGGVFLVDEESGSLVMRASSGLDDHVKAACRQVPLGHCHCGIAAVKNEIQQSCSLDERHSICYKDIKPHGHCCVPISRGTTILGVICLYLDEGHTHDKGEVDFLRGAADTLANVVWRKKAEEALKRAHDELEEKIRLRTLELEEKNEALRESEEKFRELFHNANDMMFLYGLTDEGRADFFIEVNSVICRMLGYGREEFLAMSPGDFLPREEADTCVEYNMSLIDRGHDTCETVQITKDGRMIPVEVSAHLFRLRGKKVVLSISRDITERKESEQKLEKTRDEFVHTLVHDLKSPLTAILSYLRLIVDPRFGEICDKKLEFAGLARDSGEILLSMINNIINDARLEAGQVTYHPEDFPLDGLVADLRKAFEGIALLGKVSMEFRCGGGLWVHADRDKVREILFNLLSNALRFTPEGGTVSVTAQLEGDKIAFSVEDTGSGIPEAEQQKIFEKYGQAKGERRGSGLGLYIVKRFLEGQGSDITVKSAPGRGAGFFFSLDKGSPPLESDKKKSFILVAGADDRAASLLSLALPEDSYTIARVKSGKEVIGKVLSSKPECIILYERLPDMEVLKLRSVLKTVHEALGIPVILISSHLLPEWEGQFDAIIPMPLNTHLLREQVEKALGISGRHTP
- a CDS encoding SPFH domain-containing protein; translated protein: MFFFRRITAKPSECLIIIKDGKMQNMGNGASVVVYPWDSFVFVPTTTMEYCFQMHQESVDGITLRFKGIVIYRITDVELAASLFDFIPGRDPIARALGDICLGELRAIVAAMTMDQCINERKTTLTEHLKEAVIPIVEGHGDKKGWGIKVDVLQVAQVFCPDEKLLAQLQAEARDKIRKTAQFSEIETSKSVTIAQMDSELEMASQTLQLEKDRLEKKRELDDKRITADNSIKIAELEKSREYEEKKIAADAALKISELESRKLSEEKKITIESELKLFEIEKQKEIARQELELRELQSKVNEITLNDEVHKEKILMEIKKEILPLEMLPQLTQNLSGIFKDARISFSGNDNPLQGSLMSSIDLVFDRIKDVYRKGNGAPGEKP
- a CDS encoding flavodoxin family protein, whose product is MKVIGFMASPRKGSNTDALLRQILEGAHEQGAETEIFYLNDHKYGQCQACYYCAQHDGECRLKDDMQIFYKAIRECDAFTIATPVYMGQMSGIAKIFFDRLVAFMRPDFTSRLKPSMKVLMAYAQAQPDHHMFSAYFKYTNEMFGFLSYQPMPYFAAAGVMNKGDLEKKTELMEEAKEAGRVLAGKVEVPV
- a CDS encoding cache domain-containing protein, which gives rise to MKPARSIKTHIIIAFVALIASLGIIKTAMNHFIVRYYVLDRAKKQLQSDLRMAQFVFDQELFRIRSVVSLAKAGDDLGEFRGREGLDYLVLVREGDSTKSRIVKKAEQTRRESLGTRIIGEEELKSLGQSLCERSEMEIIDTPQSRPSKEKVLKRAMALEYARPFFDWNGNYIGILAGGEILNRNFTLVDRIHDTVFEDRRADQKTTDIVTIFIDDVRVATNVLDDSGKRAVGTRAPSRAYEKVIRQGAMCLDRAFVVTDRYLTAYEPIKNIDGEIIGMLYVGTMEKPFRKMEWNIFLSLSAGLLVVIIIALIIAFLLVETIAGPILKVLGGIEDLSHGSLDCRVEEKTAVKELDALASSFNSMATAIQEREKSLITANEKLEKTSLKLEITDEKLQNANEKLETATSKLEDAKSRLEALNSSYLGLMSFLSRELKGIISSMMMNTSSVRDGIIGVIDSRQRIALDAVAGELDYLNATVNNFLSLSRLEKDEAVLSKRAVLLNEEIFHGALEVIAKAAAEKNIKIINNLGKNIKVLADPDLLLVMANNLAGNALNYCPPGGRIILSGRAEGSFATIELYNDSRSLTGEEKEKLFRKFSRLSADETGGVRGAGLGLFIAREIIEKHGGRIWAEAREKGNAFIFRMEREISGDETAEHNQVKESETVE
- a CDS encoding inorganic phosphate transporter, with protein sequence MNEALFLFLMIVILALVFDYINGFHDTANAIATVISTRVLSPRAAVFMAAVLNFAGALMGTEVAKTIGAGIVNVKIVEGCQALVLAALVGAIIWNLITWYLGLPSSSSHALIGGLIGAAIAYRGVRTLNVASIMEKVVLPLVMSPFAGFTAGFLFMLALSWIFCKSHPHTVRRVFGKLQLVSSAFMALSHGTNDAQKSMGIITLALFLFGYIPTVEVPLWVKLACACAMAMGTSSGGWRIIKTMGHKIFKLETIHGFAAETSAALVITTATHFGAPISTTHVISSSILGVGATKRLSAVKWGIAGNIVVAWILTIPASALISALIFWLVDLIGLC
- a CDS encoding ankyrin repeat domain-containing protein; this translates as MKTKHALLLLLTGCTCLAAYHLDNVFHRAAALSPRSLTDPLWIFLCCLARLHERVMELPLVLKVLLVVAGLAAILVFLHWLKPQWGSSLHHAAHRGDLVTARLLLLAGANANEKDIDGTSPLHLASLQGNYEVAALLVEKGADVNATDCHLMTPLHFAASLRTDYRTNVPPESQPHQLKNKVKTAMLLIEKGADMTCRDENHQTALELAVSRGFADMEAMLREYGAH